The genomic window GCCGAAGCCGCAGGCCATGTGGTTCTCCAGCGAGACCTCGCAGGGGACCTCGTACTTCGACGTCAGGCGAGACAGGGCTGCGAGCATCGGGGCCGGGCCGCAGCCGATCACGCGGGCCGGGAGCGGCCCGCGTTCCAGGCGGGCGGCCAGCAGGTCGGTCACGTACCCGTGGTGCCCGGCGGAGCCGTCGTCGGTGGCGACCTCGACGGCGATCCCGGCCGACCGGAAATCGTCCAGGCCCGCGAGGAGGGGCTCGCTCCGCACGCCGTAGAGCATCAGGGGTGCGGCGGAGATCGGGCGGGCGATACGCTCGCCGCCGTAGGCCATCCGGCCCATCCACCAGCGGCCCAGGGCGAGGAAGGGCGTCTGCCCGAGGCCGCCGGCCACGAACACGACGTCGCCCCGCGGCGGGGCCCCGAAGCCGTTGCCCAGCGGACCCCAGACCGAGAGCCGCTCCCCCGGCCTGCGGCCCGCGAGCGCCCCGGTGCCGCGGCCGACGACGAGGTACACGAGGTCTACCGCGGCGGGCTCGCCCGCCCCGTCGAGCACCACGTCGTAGAGCGCAAACGGGCGGCCGAGCAGGGGGTCGGACGCCCCCTCCGGCCCGGGCCGGACCATCGCGAACTGGCCGGGGCGGATGAACTTCGCCAGGCCCGGGGCGGCCAGGCGCAGGCGATAGGTGTCGCGGGCGATCGGGACGTTCTCCAGCACGGACGCCGACCACACCGCGGCGGACGCGGGCGCCACGGCCGGATCGCGGGCGTCGTGCGACGGCCCGCTCGCGGGATGCTCGTGCCGATGCGGCTCGGATTCGGGCGTCGCGGTCATCCCTCACCCTCTCCGGGCCGGCGGATGCCCGATGCCCTCCTCGGCGGCTTCCGCTTCACGTTGGGGCGCTTCCGGGGCGGCTTCCCGGAGAGCCCCATGCCGGCCTCGGCGGCGACCTTCGGGTCCAGGCCGATGATCCGCCGGGCGGGCGGGCCCTCGCCGCCCGCATCGCCGGCCTTGCCGGGGGCGGGCTTGGGCGCCTTGGGCATGGGCCCGGGGACGGCCGCTCGCGGGGCGGGGGGCCTGGGGGCGCCCCCCGGCGGGCCGGGCTTCCGGGGCCGCCTCGGGCCCTCCGGGCCCCCCTCGGCGGCCGCCGGCGGGCGCCTCGGGCCCGTCGCGCCGGGCATCGGCCCGAGCCCCGGCATGGGCTTGGCACCGGGCATCCCGGGCTTGCTCGGCCTGGGTCCGGCCCCCGCGGGCTTGCCCGGCATGGGCTTGGCACCGGGCATCCCGGGCTTGCTCGGCCTGGGTCCGGCCCCCGCGGGCTTGCCCGGCATGGGCTTGCCGCCCGGGGCAGCGGGGCCTGGGCCGGGCCGACCCGGCCGGGCGGCAGGGGGACGCGGCGGTGCGGCGCCTTCGCGGCGAGGCCGGGGCCCTTCGAGTCGCTTGCCCCCGCGGCCGGGCCGATGGCCTCCCCCCGCGTCGGAGAACCGGGGCGGGGCGACCTCGATGCCGGCGGCGACCTTGCGGAGCAGGTCGATCTCGGTCCGCGACAGGGCGCGGTGCTCGCCGAGCGGCAGGCCCTTCAGCACGACCGGGCCGATCGCCACGCGGTTCAGCCGCATGACCTTGTGCCCGAGCTTCGCGAGCATCCGCCGGACCTCGCGGTTCTTGCCCTCGGCCAGGACCAGCTCCAGCAAGGTCGCCTCGCCCTGCGTGCCGACGAGCCGGGCACGCTTGGCTCGGACCTTGCCGTCGGACAGCCAGATGCCCTCGGTCAGCCGGTCCAGGAGCTCGCGGCCTGGCGTGCCGGCGATGAGGGCCCGGTACGTCTTCTCGACCCCATACTTGGGGTGGGCCAGTCGGTTGGCGAGCTCGCCGTCGTTGGTGAGGATCATCAGCCCGGTGCTGTCCTCGTCCAGCCGGCCGACCGAGTACACCCGCTCCAGGACCTCCGGCAGCAGGTCGATCACGCGGGGCCGCCCGGCCGGGTCGGAGTTCGTCGAGACGTAGCCCTTGGGCTTGTTCACGGCGAAGTAGACCATCCGCTCGCGCTTGATCCGCTCGCCGTCCACGGCGACGACCTGGGTCCGGAGGTCGACCTTCGTGCCGAGCTCCTTGGCGACCTGGCCGTCGATGGTGACGCGGCCCTGGACGATGTACTCCTCGCACTCGCGCCGCGAGCCGAGGCCCGCGTGCGCGAGCACCTTCTGGAGCCGCTCCGGCTTGCCGGAATCCGGGCCGTGGGCCTGGTGTTGGGCGGCGGCCCCGTCGTCCCGACGGGCGGGATGCGGCCTCGACGCCGGCCCGCCCGGGCCGGGCTTCCGGGGCCCGCCGGGGGCGCCCGGCCCGCCGGGCCTCCCCGGGGGACCGGGGCGCTTGCCCTCGAACTTCCGACGCGCGCCGCCGCCCGGCTTGCCGCCGGGCCCGGGGCCCCTCTTCGGCGGGCCGCCGCCCGGCTTGCCGCCGGGCCCGGGCCCCCGCTTGGAAGGGCCTCGGCCCCCGCCCCGGGAGGATGGATGTTGAGCCATGAGAATCTGCTCCCCGACAAAGCCCGGCAGCGGCCCGACCACCGCAGCCGGCACTTCGCCTCGCGCCCCCTTGTGACGCCTCCAGGACCCCACTCATCTTAGGCCCCCGCCCGCCCCTTGCCCAGGGGACTGCCCCGCGGGTGGAGCCCGCCCGCGCCGGCGTGATAGAATCCCCGCCGATCTCCCACGGCCCGGCCGCTACCGGCAAAGGCACAAGGATCCGTTGCCCCATGAAGTGCGCCCTGCTCCTGCCCGCCCTCGCGTCGATCGCCGCCCCCGCGAACGGCCAGACGAAGGCCCCGCTGCCGCCCCTTCCGCCGCCGCAATCGATCCCGAAGCCCGCGGCGGACACCGGCGGGCCGTACGCGCCCCAGGCGATCCTCCCCGGGGGCGTCGTCGTGCCG from Aquisphaera giovannonii includes these protein-coding regions:
- a CDS encoding dihydroorotate dehydrogenase electron transfer subunit codes for the protein MTATPESEPHRHEHPASGPSHDARDPAVAPASAAVWSASVLENVPIARDTYRLRLAAPGLAKFIRPGQFAMVRPGPEGASDPLLGRPFALYDVVLDGAGEPAAVDLVYLVVGRGTGALAGRRPGERLSVWGPLGNGFGAPPRGDVVFVAGGLGQTPFLALGRWWMGRMAYGGERIARPISAAPLMLYGVRSEPLLAGLDDFRSAGIAVEVATDDGSAGHHGYVTDLLAARLERGPLPARVIGCGPAPMLAALSRLTSKYEVPCEVSLENHMACGFGACFSCVAPIRQPNGSADLRRVCVEGPIFPADAVDWSGMHGQ
- a CDS encoding pseudouridine synthase translates to MAQHPSSRGGGRGPSKRGPGPGGKPGGGPPKRGPGPGGKPGGGARRKFEGKRPGPPGRPGGPGAPGGPRKPGPGGPASRPHPARRDDGAAAQHQAHGPDSGKPERLQKVLAHAGLGSRRECEEYIVQGRVTIDGQVAKELGTKVDLRTQVVAVDGERIKRERMVYFAVNKPKGYVSTNSDPAGRPRVIDLLPEVLERVYSVGRLDEDSTGLMILTNDGELANRLAHPKYGVEKTYRALIAGTPGRELLDRLTEGIWLSDGKVRAKRARLVGTQGEATLLELVLAEGKNREVRRMLAKLGHKVMRLNRVAIGPVVLKGLPLGEHRALSRTEIDLLRKVAAGIEVAPPRFSDAGGGHRPGRGGKRLEGPRPRREGAAPPRPPAARPGRPGPGPAAPGGKPMPGKPAGAGPRPSKPGMPGAKPMPGKPAGAGPRPSKPGMPGAKPMPGLGPMPGATGPRRPPAAAEGGPEGPRRPRKPGPPGGAPRPPAPRAAVPGPMPKAPKPAPGKAGDAGGEGPPARRIIGLDPKVAAEAGMGLSGKPPRKRPNVKRKPPRRASGIRRPGEGEG